Within the bacterium genome, the region TACCGATATTGTGGAAGACATAACATGAGCGGAGAATCCACTTACCAGCCGCCTTACACCATCACCTCAGAGATTCTGACCCGGGTCGCCCAGATCAGCGAGGCCATGGGACGACTGAACGTGCTCACCGACCGAGCCAGAGAACTGCGGCTGCGGCGCATCACCCGCATCCGCACCGTTCGCGGCTCGCTGGCTATCGAGGGCGGCACTTTGAGCGAGGCGCAGATCACCGCGATTCTGGACGGCAGGCGGGTGATCGCCCCGCCCCGCGCGGTGCAGGAGGCGCGAAACGCGCTGGCTGCCTACGACCACTTCGAGAGCTGGCGGCCGGAAGTGGAAAAGGACCTGCTGGAGGCGCATCGAATGCTGATGGCGGGATTGATCGACGAGGCCGGAATGTACCGGCGCGGCGGCATGGGCGTGATGGCAGGCACTCAAGTGATCCACATGGCTCCCCCGGCGGATCGGGTACCACAACTGATGAGCGACCTGTGCCGATGGCTGGTGTTGGCTACAACCGATGCCCATCCGCTGATTGCCGGTTCGGTCTTTCACTATGAGTTCGAGTTTATCCACCCCTTTATCGATGGCAACGGCCGCTTGGGGCGGCTTTGGCAGAGCTTGATTCTGACCCGCTGGAACCCCCTATTTGCCAACATTCCGGTAGAAAGCCTGGTGTTCGAACATCAGCATGAGTATTACGAAGCATTACAGGAGAGCACGAACCGGACCGATTCCGCGCCGTTCATCGCCTTTATGCTCCGTATGATCCTGGATGCCGTAACCACCACAGCCCCCCAAGTCACCCCCCAAGTCACCCCCCAAGTCGGCGAACTGGTTCTGGCACTCCAGGAAGAAATGAGCCGCGAAGCGCTGCAAACCACTCTCGGCCTGCAGGACCGCAAATCCTTCCGTGAGCGTTATCTAAGACCGGCCCT harbors:
- a CDS encoding Fic family protein, whose translation is MSGESTYQPPYTITSEILTRVAQISEAMGRLNVLTDRARELRLRRITRIRTVRGSLAIEGGTLSEAQITAILDGRRVIAPPRAVQEARNALAAYDHFESWRPEVEKDLLEAHRMLMAGLIDEAGMYRRGGMGVMAGTQVIHMAPPADRVPQLMSDLCRWLVLATTDAHPLIAGSVFHYEFEFIHPFIDGNGRLGRLWQSLILTRWNPLFANIPVESLVFEHQHEYYEALQESTNRTDSAPFIAFMLRMILDAVTTTAPQVTPQVTPQVGELVLALQEEMSREALQTTLGLQDRKSFRERYLRPALADGLIEMTIPDKPNSRLQKYRLTDKGRQWLAEQRKNSDK